The proteins below are encoded in one region of Fibrella aestuarina BUZ 2:
- a CDS encoding fatty acid--CoA ligase has protein sequence MSIRLIPRASLAHEPALLLKTLLQQSSRYEPHREIVYRDLFRMNYQTFNERVKRLANVLTEAGVQPGDTVAVMDWDSHRYLEAFFAIPCLGAVLHTINVRLSPFQILYTMNHAVDKVVLVHEDFLPIIEAIRPQLTTVERFIVLSDKVYQEGRIDTADYNVPDGMAGEYERLLAGTSDEFAFEDFDENAIATTFYTTGTTGHPKGVYFSHRQLFMHTMGLCTLVSGLQAVPFQSPTDVYMPITPMFHVHAWGFPFLATMLGAKQVYPGRYEPELLLKLLLSEGVTLSHCVPTILNMLVNNPAADRFREQLSRWKVIIGGSALTKGLATAALSKGIRVYQGYGMSETAPIMALTYLNDQERALPTEQQVDLLTRAGRVAPFIELRLMDEAGNFLPHDGHAMGELVAHGPWLTQGYWQEPDRSDDLWQNGWLHTGDVASISADHWVQIADRTKDVIKTGGEWVSSLEIENLLSQIDGIAEVAVVGLPDEKWGERPHAIVVLKPDFVGKLEPDAIKEALQHRIDQGELNKWYVPDRIIFVPEIPKTSVGKLDKKRIRSEMKDQIL, from the coding sequence ATGTCGATCCGCCTAATCCCGCGAGCTAGCCTGGCCCACGAGCCAGCCCTGTTACTGAAAACTCTTCTACAGCAATCGAGCCGTTACGAACCCCACCGCGAAATCGTCTACCGCGACTTGTTCCGAATGAACTACCAGACGTTCAACGAACGGGTAAAACGGCTGGCTAACGTGCTGACCGAGGCGGGGGTGCAGCCGGGCGATACGGTTGCCGTGATGGACTGGGATAGCCACCGGTATCTGGAAGCGTTCTTTGCCATACCCTGCCTGGGCGCCGTGCTGCATACGATCAACGTGCGGCTGTCGCCGTTCCAGATTCTGTATACGATGAATCATGCCGTCGATAAAGTGGTGCTGGTGCATGAAGACTTCCTGCCGATCATCGAGGCGATCCGCCCTCAGCTTACGACCGTAGAGCGGTTTATCGTGCTGTCCGACAAGGTGTATCAGGAGGGCCGTATTGACACGGCCGATTACAACGTACCTGACGGCATGGCGGGCGAGTATGAACGCCTGCTCGCAGGTACGTCGGACGAATTTGCGTTCGAGGATTTCGACGAAAATGCCATTGCCACCACGTTCTACACAACCGGTACGACCGGTCACCCAAAGGGTGTCTATTTCTCGCACCGGCAGTTATTTATGCACACCATGGGGCTCTGTACGCTGGTATCGGGCCTGCAGGCCGTACCATTTCAGTCACCTACGGATGTCTACATGCCGATAACGCCCATGTTCCACGTGCACGCCTGGGGGTTTCCGTTTCTGGCGACCATGCTGGGGGCTAAACAGGTGTATCCCGGCCGCTACGAACCTGAACTGCTCCTTAAATTGCTGCTGAGCGAAGGCGTGACCCTCTCGCACTGCGTCCCCACCATTCTGAACATGCTGGTCAACAACCCGGCCGCCGATCGCTTCCGCGAGCAGCTTAGTCGCTGGAAGGTGATCATCGGAGGCTCAGCGCTCACCAAGGGGCTGGCTACGGCGGCCCTCAGCAAAGGGATCCGGGTGTATCAGGGCTACGGCATGTCGGAAACGGCCCCGATCATGGCGCTAACGTACCTGAACGATCAGGAGCGCGCGCTACCGACCGAGCAACAGGTCGATCTGCTGACGCGGGCCGGGCGGGTTGCGCCCTTCATCGAGCTACGGCTTATGGACGAAGCGGGCAATTTTCTGCCTCACGACGGGCATGCCATGGGCGAACTGGTCGCCCATGGCCCGTGGCTAACGCAGGGCTACTGGCAGGAGCCCGACCGCAGCGACGACCTCTGGCAGAACGGCTGGCTGCACACTGGCGACGTCGCCAGTATCTCGGCCGATCATTGGGTGCAGATTGCCGACCGAACCAAAGACGTTATCAAAACGGGGGGCGAGTGGGTATCGTCGCTGGAAATTGAAAACCTGCTCTCGCAGATTGATGGCATCGCCGAAGTGGCCGTGGTGGGTCTACCCGACGAAAAATGGGGCGAGCGCCCGCACGCGATCGTGGTCCTGAAACCGGATTTCGTCGGAAAATTGGAACCCGATGCAATCAAAGAGGCTTTACAGCACCGGATCGATCAGGGCGAACTCAACAAATGGTACGTACCCGATCGAATCATTTTCGTGCCGGAAATCCCGAAAACCAGCGTCGGAAAACTGGATAAAAAACGCATCCGTAGCGAAATGAAAGACCAAATTTTGTAA
- the deoC gene encoding deoxyribose-phosphate aldolase yields MPANTTLLREIAKMIDHSLLHPTLTDAELRDGCAVALTYDVASVCIKPYAVPLAAELLAGSDVLVGTVIGFPAGNSTTAVKVAETLQACRDGAVEIDMVINIGKALGGDWDYVKAEIAAVYAACRANGAILKVIFENDYLIRHDLIAKLTQLCSDVGVEFVKTSTGYGFVKGPDGTYSYEGATLPHLRVMLDNAGPGVQVKAAGGVRTLDGLLEVKAMGVARLGASATAAIMEEAYRRFGAVSPDEPLENIPEGKGY; encoded by the coding sequence ATGCCTGCCAACACAACCTTACTGCGCGAGATCGCCAAGATGATCGACCACTCGCTGCTGCACCCTACGCTGACCGACGCCGAACTGCGCGACGGTTGCGCCGTTGCCCTGACATACGATGTGGCGTCGGTCTGCATTAAGCCCTATGCTGTGCCCCTGGCGGCCGAACTGCTGGCCGGGTCGGATGTGCTGGTCGGCACCGTCATTGGCTTCCCGGCGGGCAATTCAACCACCGCCGTAAAGGTCGCCGAAACCCTTCAGGCCTGTCGGGATGGGGCGGTCGAAATCGACATGGTCATCAATATCGGAAAAGCGCTGGGTGGCGACTGGGACTACGTAAAGGCGGAAATTGCGGCCGTGTACGCTGCCTGCCGGGCCAACGGGGCCATTCTGAAGGTGATCTTCGAGAACGATTACCTGATCCGTCATGACCTGATCGCCAAACTCACCCAACTCTGCTCGGACGTAGGCGTGGAGTTCGTAAAAACCTCCACGGGCTATGGGTTTGTCAAAGGCCCGGATGGCACGTACAGCTACGAAGGGGCTACCTTGCCCCACCTGCGGGTGATGCTCGACAACGCTGGCCCGGGCGTTCAGGTTAAAGCGGCCGGGGGCGTTCGTACGCTCGATGGGCTGCTGGAAGTGAAGGCAATGGGGGTGGCCCGGCTGGGTGCATCGGCCACCGCCGCCATTATGGAGGAGGCCTACCGACGTTTCGGCGCGGTGTCGCCCGACGAGCCACTGGAAAACATACCCGAAGGAAAAGGGTACTAG
- a CDS encoding phosphatase PAP2 family protein, which translates to MRQTLNQLDTDLFLWLNSLHAPWLDPLMVLATERNTWIPFYVLLIGWLAWQYRKAAIGLVITLAVSVAISDQVCSSVLKPLTLRLRPCHEPAVQALMHPVLPCGGLYGFASSHAANTFALAMGLWLLLGRTYPALRWLFLWAIVVTYSRVYVGAHYPLDVLAGAGIGTVAAWGCVRVYTTLQTRRKASVSR; encoded by the coding sequence ATGCGCCAAACGCTTAATCAACTCGATACGGACCTGTTTCTGTGGTTAAATAGCCTGCACGCCCCGTGGCTTGACCCCCTGATGGTGCTGGCTACCGAGCGGAATACCTGGATTCCGTTTTACGTATTACTGATTGGGTGGCTGGCGTGGCAGTACCGAAAAGCGGCAATCGGTCTGGTAATCACGCTGGCTGTCAGTGTGGCTATCAGTGATCAGGTTTGCTCGTCGGTACTGAAACCCCTCACGCTTCGGCTGCGGCCCTGCCATGAACCGGCCGTGCAGGCGCTGATGCACCCCGTGCTGCCGTGCGGTGGGTTGTATGGCTTTGCATCGTCGCACGCCGCCAACACCTTTGCGCTGGCCATGGGCCTCTGGTTACTGCTTGGCCGAACGTACCCAGCGCTGCGCTGGCTATTTTTGTGGGCCATTGTGGTTACCTACAGCCGTGTGTACGTGGGGGCCCACTATCCGCTCGATGTACTGGCGGGGGCGGGCATCGGCACAGTCGCAGCCTGGGGTTGCGTTCGCGTGTATACTACCCTTCAAACCCGTCGAAAAGCCAGCGTCAGCCGGTAA
- a CDS encoding sugar phosphate isomerase/epimerase family protein: MLDLGFVSAILADNDLNSTLKFASEHGFKCVEVMCWPTGNADARRYAGVTHIDVDNLDVAHIQGLCQQYGVYISGLGYYPNPLAPDAEQAAFYREHIKKIIRAAAKLDVPVVNTFIGRHPSLNVRDNLKLVAEHWPALVREAEENNVKIGIENCPMWFTDDEWPGGKNLMTTPAIWDQVFEILPSRVLGLNYDPSHAIWQMMDEVKPIYAYRDRLHHIHLKDVKLYRDRLDRVGIMANPLDYHSPKLPGLGDVRWRDFFAALTDVRYRGPVCIEVEDKAYEGSPDDVRAAILTARNYLRQFLA, from the coding sequence ATGCTCGACCTTGGCTTTGTTTCCGCGATACTGGCGGATAATGACCTGAACTCAACCCTGAAATTCGCTTCTGAACACGGCTTCAAGTGCGTGGAAGTGATGTGCTGGCCCACCGGCAACGCCGACGCCCGCCGGTATGCCGGGGTAACGCACATCGACGTCGATAACCTGGACGTGGCTCATATTCAGGGGCTTTGCCAGCAATATGGTGTTTACATCTCCGGCCTAGGCTATTACCCTAACCCGCTCGCCCCCGACGCCGAGCAGGCGGCTTTTTACCGGGAGCACATCAAAAAGATCATTCGGGCCGCGGCTAAACTGGACGTACCCGTGGTTAACACGTTCATTGGCCGACATCCGTCGCTCAATGTTCGGGACAACCTCAAACTGGTAGCGGAGCATTGGCCGGCCCTTGTGCGGGAAGCCGAAGAAAACAACGTGAAAATCGGCATCGAAAATTGCCCCATGTGGTTTACGGACGACGAGTGGCCCGGTGGCAAAAACCTGATGACGACGCCCGCCATCTGGGACCAGGTGTTCGAGATACTGCCTTCGCGCGTGCTGGGTCTCAACTACGACCCCAGCCACGCCATCTGGCAGATGATGGACGAGGTGAAGCCCATTTACGCGTACCGCGACCGGCTACATCATATTCACCTCAAAGACGTGAAGCTGTACCGCGACCGCCTCGATAGGGTCGGGATCATGGCCAATCCGCTCGACTACCACTCGCCCAAACTCCCCGGCCTCGGCGACGTGCGCTGGCGGGACTTTTTTGCGGCCTTGACGGACGTGCGCTATCGTGGCCCCGTCTGCATCGAGGTAGAAGACAAAGCCTACGAAGGTAGCCCCGACGACGTGCGGGCCGCCATCCTGACCGCCCGGAACTACCTGCGTCAATTTCTGGCGTAA
- a CDS encoding class I SAM-dependent methyltransferase: protein MKHFPSLMTFDFIAPVYDKLAQLVFGRALLTAQQAAWWQVPAGSDVLILGGGTGTLLPRFLRDKRPQRVLYLEASAAMLQRAQQTAANPSQVEFRYGTEASLEPTDQFDAILLPFVLDLYPNATLQAQLVPRLLAALRPNGALYISDFGQPRTWQQRAVMAAMLLFFRVVARIPVRHLPDWPAVLTRLGLVEQQSQTFRGGQLRVGRWVRAATVVPGPAAPPSAA, encoded by the coding sequence ATGAAGCACTTTCCATCCCTTATGACCTTCGATTTCATTGCCCCCGTCTACGACAAGCTGGCCCAACTGGTATTTGGGCGCGCCCTTCTGACCGCCCAACAGGCGGCGTGGTGGCAGGTCCCGGCTGGCAGCGATGTGTTGATTCTGGGCGGTGGTACAGGTACGTTATTACCGCGTTTTCTGCGCGACAAACGGCCCCAACGGGTGCTTTACCTGGAAGCCTCAGCGGCCATGCTGCAACGGGCCCAACAAACGGCAGCAAACCCGTCGCAGGTTGAGTTTCGGTACGGCACCGAAGCGTCGCTTGAACCAACGGATCAGTTTGATGCGATACTGCTGCCGTTTGTGCTTGATCTCTACCCCAACGCTACGTTGCAGGCGCAACTCGTCCCCCGGCTATTGGCGGCGCTACGACCCAACGGTGCCTTGTATATCAGCGATTTCGGGCAGCCACGTACCTGGCAGCAGCGGGCCGTTATGGCGGCAATGCTCCTTTTCTTTCGGGTAGTCGCCCGTATCCCGGTGCGGCACCTCCCCGATTGGCCCGCCGTTCTGACCCGACTGGGCCTGGTGGAACAACAGTCGCAAACGTTTCGCGGGGGGCAGCTGCGGGTGGGGCGCTGGGTACGTGCCGCTACAGTTGTTCCAGGGCCTGCTGCACCGCCGTCAGCGGCGTAA
- a CDS encoding lipid A deacylase LpxR family protein yields the protein MRFFLTSLLLFRFFATFSQDSATIAPPHVARPVGAFVQLDWENDAFQVHQRSVSDRYYSNGVRVSHLSNYWKKWPTQRALPRLSAKGDRSYIPLYSLSIGQEIYTPRDTKTVRRPLYPNDRPYAGYLYLSWGLTTTDPTGGRRLSSALTLGLIGPTSGAAELQEGIHTLLGQPVPVGWGAQIKNDPMISYSVRYEGRSIPRFSPVFDIITDVEGTVGTLTNAAGMGGTLRIGLANDYFQHPTGLYDAGSISSRRFQCYAFVRVGFRAVLDNALMQGGWLNGATNYYALPAVELQHFLGQLDVGGVIGSQTVQLAFIQHLRTAEFVGALVDQWGHLSLLVRVGR from the coding sequence ATGCGCTTTTTCCTTACTAGTTTATTGCTTTTCCGCTTTTTCGCTACGTTTTCACAAGATAGCGCTACAATCGCCCCGCCCCATGTAGCCCGGCCGGTGGGTGCTTTTGTCCAGCTCGATTGGGAAAATGACGCTTTTCAGGTGCATCAGCGCAGTGTTTCCGACCGGTACTACAGCAATGGCGTCCGGGTTTCGCACCTGAGCAACTACTGGAAAAAATGGCCAACTCAACGGGCGCTGCCCCGGCTGTCGGCCAAAGGTGATCGGTCGTATATACCGCTCTATTCGTTGTCGATTGGGCAGGAAATCTACACCCCGCGCGACACCAAGACGGTACGGCGGCCCCTCTACCCCAACGACCGCCCCTATGCCGGGTATCTCTACCTGTCGTGGGGCCTCACCACCACTGACCCGACCGGCGGGCGGCGGCTGAGTTCGGCACTGACGCTCGGTCTAATTGGCCCGACTTCGGGCGCGGCCGAGTTGCAGGAAGGCATCCACACGCTGCTGGGCCAGCCCGTGCCCGTGGGTTGGGGGGCGCAGATCAAAAACGACCCGATGATCAGCTATTCGGTACGCTACGAAGGCCGCAGCATTCCGCGCTTTTCGCCAGTGTTCGACATCATCACCGACGTGGAAGGTACGGTCGGCACCTTAACGAATGCCGCGGGTATGGGCGGTACGCTACGAATCGGGTTGGCCAATGATTATTTTCAGCACCCAACGGGGTTGTATGATGCTGGGTCCATCTCGTCGCGCCGGTTTCAGTGCTACGCGTTTGTTCGGGTGGGTTTCCGGGCGGTACTCGACAACGCGCTGATGCAGGGCGGCTGGCTGAACGGGGCTACCAACTACTACGCCCTGCCCGCCGTCGAACTGCAGCATTTTCTGGGACAGCTGGATGTGGGCGGCGTGATTGGCAGCCAGACCGTGCAACTCGCCTTTATTCAGCACCTCCGCACCGCCGAATTCGTTGGCGCGCTGGTCGATCAGTGGGGACACCTTTCCCTGCTGGTGCGTGTCGGGCGCTAG
- a CDS encoding metallophosphoesterase family protein, with amino-acid sequence MTRIGLLSDTHSYLDPAVFTHFDACDEIWHAGDVGAATVAQQLAAFRPLRIVSGNIDSEQDYPANLRFELEGFSVWITHIGGAPPRYNPVVRPLLQQRPPQLFVCGHSHILKVVRDPKLANMLYLNPGAAGKTGFHLIRTCLRFTLDNGQISDMQVIELGKR; translated from the coding sequence ATGACCCGAATTGGCCTGCTCTCCGATACACACAGCTACCTCGACCCGGCGGTGTTTACGCACTTCGACGCCTGCGACGAAATCTGGCACGCGGGCGACGTAGGGGCCGCAACGGTAGCCCAGCAATTAGCGGCTTTCCGGCCTCTGCGGATCGTGTCGGGCAATATCGATTCGGAACAGGATTATCCGGCCAATCTGCGGTTTGAGTTGGAAGGGTTCTCGGTCTGGATCACGCACATCGGGGGTGCTCCACCCCGCTATAACCCGGTTGTACGGCCCTTGCTGCAACAGCGCCCACCTCAGTTGTTCGTCTGCGGGCATTCCCACATCCTGAAAGTAGTGCGCGATCCGAAGCTGGCCAATATGCTTTACCTGAATCCCGGCGCAGCCGGTAAAACAGGGTTTCATCTTATCCGAACCTGCCTGCGCTTCACGCTCGACAACGGGCAGATCAGCGACATGCAGGTGATTGAATTAGGCAAGCGGTAA
- a CDS encoding ABC transporter substrate-binding protein, with protein sequence MDNVRVALDWTPNTNHTGFYVAAELGYYADNGLNVTLLTPEQDDYLITPAKKLELGQADVALAPFESVISLNTKATPLRVVAIAALLREDISAIVALSTNTIKRPKELDGRIYASYKARYEDAIVKQMISNDGGRGDLTITYPDKLGIWNTLLTGSADATWIFDNWEGVEAEAQGIGLTKFRLADYGIPYGYSPVLFTTREQIDTNADTYRRFLSATQKGFLYAASNVPESVALLAPHVPERDRTAIDLVKSQAYTAAYYGDETNWGQMDAGRVREFVDWLRQHGLETQSLDITSLFTNELL encoded by the coding sequence ATGGACAACGTACGCGTAGCCCTCGACTGGACGCCCAATACGAATCATACTGGCTTCTACGTAGCGGCTGAACTAGGCTATTATGCCGACAATGGCCTCAATGTGACGCTGTTGACGCCCGAACAGGACGATTACCTGATTACCCCGGCCAAAAAGCTGGAGCTGGGGCAGGCCGATGTGGCACTGGCTCCCTTCGAGAGCGTCATCAGCCTGAATACCAAAGCCACTCCGTTGCGGGTCGTGGCCATTGCGGCCTTGCTGCGTGAAGACATCAGCGCGATTGTAGCCCTGTCGACCAACACGATCAAACGCCCGAAGGAACTCGATGGGCGAATCTATGCCTCCTACAAAGCCCGGTACGAAGATGCCATCGTGAAGCAGATGATCAGTAACGACGGCGGGCGGGGCGATCTGACCATCACGTACCCCGATAAGCTCGGTATCTGGAACACCTTGCTGACTGGCAGCGCCGATGCCACTTGGATTTTCGACAACTGGGAGGGTGTAGAAGCCGAGGCGCAGGGCATTGGTCTGACCAAATTCCGCCTCGCCGATTACGGCATTCCCTACGGCTATTCGCCGGTGCTGTTCACCACGCGCGAGCAGATCGATACCAACGCCGACACCTACCGGCGCTTCCTGAGCGCCACCCAAAAAGGATTCCTATACGCCGCCAGCAACGTACCTGAGAGCGTTGCACTACTCGCCCCTCACGTACCTGAGCGCGATCGCACCGCCATTGATCTGGTAAAAAGTCAGGCGTATACGGCGGCCTATTATGGCGACGAAACGAACTGGGGTCAGATGGACGCAGGCCGCGTCAGGGAGTTTGTCGACTGGCTACGGCAGCACGGGCTGGAAACGCAATCACTCGACATAACTAGCCTGTTTACCAACGAATTATTGTAG
- the trpS gene encoding tryptophan--tRNA ligase, whose product MARILTGIQSSGRPHLGNILGAILPAINLSKEAGNESFLFIADLHSLTTLRDGTARREYVRAIAATWLAFGYDTVKNTLWRQSRVVEHSELYWYLNCFTPVPMLDNATSYKDKADKLGKSAVSSGLFTYPVLQAADILLYDANLVPVGKDQRQHLEMTRDIASAVNNQYGTEVFVLPEARIDERIMTIPGIDGAKMSKSYNNYIDIFQPANELYKVVKKIKSDSTPLEEPKNPDTDITFQLYALIASAEQTAEMRRNYEAGGYGYGHAKKALYELLVERFATERERFAELMAEGNDELERELTAGEEKARAVASQTIQRVRAVMGFS is encoded by the coding sequence ATGGCACGTATTTTAACCGGGATTCAGAGCAGCGGTCGCCCGCATCTGGGTAACATTCTGGGGGCTATTCTGCCCGCAATCAACTTATCGAAAGAGGCTGGTAATGAGTCGTTTCTGTTCATTGCTGACCTTCATTCACTCACCACGCTGCGCGACGGCACTGCCCGCCGCGAGTATGTGCGGGCCATTGCGGCTACCTGGCTGGCGTTTGGCTATGATACGGTCAAGAACACACTATGGCGGCAGTCACGGGTGGTCGAGCACAGCGAATTGTACTGGTACCTCAACTGTTTTACACCGGTGCCCATGCTCGATAATGCCACGTCGTATAAAGACAAAGCAGACAAGCTGGGCAAATCGGCGGTGAGTTCGGGCTTGTTTACGTACCCCGTGCTGCAGGCAGCGGATATTCTGCTCTACGACGCCAACCTGGTGCCGGTGGGGAAGGATCAGCGCCAACACCTCGAAATGACCCGCGATATTGCCTCGGCCGTCAACAACCAGTATGGGACAGAGGTGTTTGTGTTGCCCGAAGCGCGCATCGACGAGCGGATTATGACCATTCCGGGCATCGACGGGGCCAAGATGAGCAAATCGTACAATAACTACATCGACATTTTTCAGCCCGCCAATGAGCTCTATAAGGTCGTAAAAAAGATCAAATCGGATTCGACGCCGCTGGAGGAGCCGAAAAACCCCGATACCGATATCACGTTTCAGCTGTATGCGCTGATTGCGTCGGCTGAGCAGACGGCCGAGATGCGCCGTAACTACGAAGCGGGCGGTTATGGCTACGGCCACGCAAAAAAAGCGCTGTATGAATTGCTGGTTGAACGCTTTGCCACCGAACGCGAACGCTTTGCCGAACTGATGGCCGAGGGCAACGATGAGCTGGAACGCGAACTGACTGCCGGTGAGGAAAAAGCCCGCGCCGTAGCCAGCCAGACAATCCAGCGTGTGCGGGCTGTCATGGGCTTCAGTTAG
- a CDS encoding M48 family metallopeptidase: MLRENLLSFPDLAATEFQHPLDRDATGLLKGIDKFRSIIGTLNAYVEHSMHYYNSSSCIQVSETQYPSLFKAYKRTAEALSIAKLPDLYIETIDEINAFASGIDRFTIKINSGLLDILTERETMTIIGHELGHVKCDHMFYNTFTYFIRYFGGSVTGMIPPPFNSALDISVQLALLEWSRRAEFSADRAALLATQDATAVAEALGKIAGYSKTLSDPISVEAIQQQANTFEEYVDDSWMAKFIKVQSMLKQTHPYTVLRVKEILSWADSDHYKKILAGEYQKQVALPTAVTDPAAPTELSAAQKAAATLGNSLSAGLKSFGGFGKKSE; this comes from the coding sequence ATGCTCCGCGAAAACCTGCTTTCATTTCCTGACCTGGCCGCCACCGAATTCCAACACCCCCTCGACCGTGACGCAACCGGTCTGTTGAAAGGCATCGATAAGTTCCGTTCGATCATCGGCACGCTGAATGCCTACGTCGAGCATTCGATGCACTACTACAACAGTTCGTCGTGCATTCAGGTGAGCGAAACGCAGTACCCGTCGCTTTTCAAGGCCTACAAACGAACCGCCGAGGCACTATCGATCGCCAAACTTCCCGACCTGTACATTGAAACGATCGACGAAATCAACGCCTTTGCCAGCGGCATCGACCGGTTCACGATCAAGATCAACTCGGGCCTGCTCGACATACTGACCGAGCGCGAAACGATGACCATCATCGGCCACGAACTTGGCCATGTGAAGTGCGACCACATGTTTTACAACACGTTTACGTACTTCATCCGGTACTTCGGCGGGTCGGTGACGGGGATGATTCCGCCCCCGTTCAATTCGGCGCTCGACATCAGCGTGCAGCTGGCCCTGCTGGAATGGAGCCGCCGCGCCGAGTTTTCGGCCGACCGGGCGGCGTTGCTGGCCACGCAGGACGCAACGGCCGTGGCGGAGGCGTTGGGCAAAATTGCGGGGTATTCCAAAACCCTCAGCGACCCGATCAGCGTGGAAGCGATTCAGCAACAGGCCAATACGTTTGAAGAATATGTCGACGATAGCTGGATGGCGAAGTTCATCAAGGTGCAGTCGATGCTCAAACAGACTCACCCATATACCGTGCTGCGCGTGAAAGAAATCCTGAGTTGGGCCGACTCCGATCACTACAAGAAAATCCTGGCTGGCGAGTACCAGAAGCAGGTGGCCCTGCCCACTGCCGTTACCGATCCGGCGGCCCCTACTGAGCTGAGTGCGGCCCAGAAAGCCGCGGCTACGCTGGGTAATTCTCTGTCGGCTGGTCTGAAATCCTTTGGTGGGTTTGGGAAAAAGAGCGAATAG
- a CDS encoding M12 family metallopeptidase — translation MTRHNTQLPLFLAGLLLVTLFGCSTDAIDTVAIPESKATVVEMAFPNQTGETKEGIYLNEPVRYQLIYGQAIFQGDMILSPADLTDPDRTADGTGRTLKSLRWPSRVVYYTIAPNLPNQQRVIEAIAHWEAKTAIRFVPRTNQSYYVTFRPGSGCSSNVGRVGGQQFITLGTGCSTGNTIHEIGHTIGLYHEHSRADRDNYVTVNMANVAAGYQDDFKTYLQLGRDGFDMAGGLDFNSIMLYDSYAFSANGRPTLVKKDGKTFTAQRTGLSAMDIATVQSMYP, via the coding sequence ATGACAAGACACAATACCCAACTACCGCTTTTTCTGGCGGGCTTACTACTGGTGACCCTGTTTGGTTGCTCAACCGATGCCATCGATACCGTTGCTATTCCCGAGTCGAAAGCCACAGTGGTGGAGATGGCGTTCCCCAATCAGACCGGTGAAACCAAAGAAGGCATTTACCTGAACGAACCGGTACGGTATCAACTCATCTACGGACAGGCCATTTTTCAGGGCGATATGATTTTGAGCCCAGCCGACCTGACCGACCCCGACCGCACCGCCGATGGTACGGGCCGCACCCTGAAGAGCCTGCGTTGGCCAAGCCGCGTGGTTTACTACACGATTGCGCCCAACCTGCCCAATCAACAACGTGTGATTGAGGCAATTGCGCATTGGGAGGCCAAGACCGCCATCCGATTTGTGCCGCGTACCAACCAGAGCTACTACGTGACGTTCCGGCCGGGCAGTGGCTGCTCGTCGAACGTTGGTCGGGTAGGGGGGCAGCAGTTTATCACCCTGGGTACGGGCTGCAGTACGGGAAATACCATTCATGAAATTGGGCACACCATCGGCTTGTACCATGAACACAGCCGCGCCGACCGTGACAACTACGTGACCGTGAATATGGCCAACGTGGCCGCTGGTTACCAGGACGACTTCAAAACGTACCTGCAACTGGGTCGGGACGGCTTCGATATGGCGGGCGGGCTCGACTTCAACTCCATTATGCTCTACGACTCCTACGCATTTTCGGCCAACGGCCGCCCTACCCTCGTGAAAAAAGACGGGAAAACGTTTACGGCGCAACGTACGGGCCTGTCGGCCATGGATATTGCCACGGTGCAGTCGATGTATCCCTAG